AAAAGAACAAGGGAAACAAAGTACGAAAGGAGAGGGAGAAGAGCGGGAGGGGAAGAAGTAAAGAAGAGAATGGAGGACAACGAAAGAAAGGTCAAGGTGAGAACGAAGAAAAAAGAACAAGAAGGCAAAAAAAAAGAAGGGGGACCCGAAAGAAAAAAGGAGAGACTAAAGAACAAGAGAGGGAAAGGACACGAGACGAGCAGGGAATAGAGAAGGTGAAAAGGAGGAAAAAAAAATAAACGGGGGGGGGGAAAGAAACAGAGACGGCGCGACAAGGAAAAAGTTACCACAGACAAAAGGAGGGACAGGTAGAAATGAGAAAGGAGGGATAAAAAGAGGGGGAGGAAGGGGAAAGAGGGGAAAAAGAGGGCAAAAGTACAAGGAGAGGGCGGAGGAAAAGGAGAGAGGGAAAGGGGCAGGAGGGGGAGGGAAAGAGTAAAACGCGAGGGAGGGAGGAAAGGGGGAGAAGACAAGGGAGAAGGAGGGAGGAAAAAAAGCGGAACGGGGGGAAGGGGGACGGGGAGGGAGGGAAAAAGAAGGGGGGAGATGGGGAAGGGAAAGAGACGGGGCAGAAAAGAAGAGGAAGAACAACAGGGAGATGTATAAGGCAAGAGAGGAGGTAGGGCGAAAAAAAAGAGGGGGGGGGAAGAGAACAAAGGAAAGAGAAAGTGGGGGCCGGGGGAGGAACGGAAAGGGGGAGAGTCAAGAGCAAAGCGTTCAATTGAATTTACATGGAAAAATCAAAATAAAAAGAGGCTTGCACCTAGAAGGAAAACAAGAGCAAAACAGAAAAGAGAATAGATGACTCAACGGGGAAACGAGGAACGAAAGACCAACAAAAGGGGAAAAAGAAGGGCAACAACGGGAACGAAGACATCGCGGCCGGAAGGAAAGAGATGTCTATAGAAGAGCAAGAAGAAAGATAAGAGAGAAGCAGACGGAGGGCGGAATACGAACAAGGAATAAAGGAAGTATTGAGCGGATGGAGGGGGATAGGGAACAATGTGGCCAAGCGCAGGAAGAAAAATAAAAAGGTAAGTATACCAGGGTACTCGCTAGTTATCAAGGGTAATTAAATAAAGCAAGAATCACAAAAAAATAGAAAACAAAGTTAAGAATGGTAACGAACTGAAAGTCAATAGGACCAAAAAGAAACAGGTAGAAACAAGTTAAGAAAATGACAAGAAAGCGGAGAAAGAACTCCTGAGAGCAGGAATGGGTAGATAAAGCAAAGGGGCAACATGGGACAACAACAAACAAAATAAAACGTAAACAGCGAAAGCGGACCGGAACTAAAAGAGAAAGAAGTACAATTAAGAACAGACTAAAGCACCACAAACAAAGGAAAGGGCGACAAAGTGAAAAGTCGCGAAGAACGTAGCAAGAGCAATAACAGTGAGAGAAGAGGCTGTAACCAACAAAACAGCAGAAGGGAGGGGAAGAAAAAAGGGAGGAGAAATGTAAGAGCACAGAAAAACATATAAGACGCAGAGGGTAAGAAGAAAAATACGAGGGAAAAGACGCACAAGAGAGGAAACAGAAAGAAAGGAAAAGCCGTAGTAAGAAAGGGGAAAAAGAGCGGCAGAAAAAAAGAGGCGGGAAGAGCGAAAGGGAGCGAACAAAACGGATCGGAGTGCGCAAAAGATGGAGGGAACGAAGAGAGTGGAAAAGAGAAAAGCTATTCAGTGGAAGCGCCCGAGGGCATAGGATACAGAGACAAGAAAAGAACGGACGCACGAGACAAAATAAGAGAGGGAAGGACAAAAAGGGGGGGGAGAGAGAAGAAAGAAAGGAGGGGGGCCAACCACGACCTAATAAATAAAGAACAGGGGAGGAAAAAAAAGGAGACAAAAAAGAGAGCAAAGGGATAAAAGGTAGGAGAAAGAGACAGTGCGAGAGAGAGAGGAGGGAGAAAACAGAGACGTGTAAGAGGGGAAAAAAGGGATGAAAACAAAGGAATAAAGGACATGACAGCAGTCGCGTGGCAGCTGGTGTGAGTGCTCAAGCAACGGGTACATCAGCGGTTGCGATTGGTGATGACACCAGAGCCACCGACAACGCAGTGGCAGTCGGTATTAGCGCCAACGCAACAGCTGCACAAGCAGTTGCGGTTGGTGATGACTCCGTCGCCACCACCCAGTCGATCGCACAGTTGCCAGTGGCCCGGCCAACGGTGCAACACAGTCGGTTGGTTTTTTTCTGACGCGAATGCAGTGACGCTGAACGGCATCGCCGTTGGTAACAGCGCACAAGCGACGGACGAAAACGCGACAGCGATCGGCGCCCTGTCCAGTGCCACCACCAACGCAGTGGCAGCTGGTGTGAGCGCCTCGGCAACAGGTGCACAAGCGGTTGCGGTTGGTGATGACTCCGTCGCCACCACCCAGTCGATCGCAACAGGTGCCAGTGCCCGAGCCAACGGTGCAACAACAGTTGCGGTTGGTTATGACGCGAATGCAGTGACGCTCAACGGCATCGCGGTTGGTAACAGCGCACAAGCCACTGACGAAAACGCCACAGCGATCGGCGCCCTGTCCAGTGCCACCACCAACGCAGTGGCAGCTGGTGTGAGCGCCAGAGCACTAGGTGCATCAGCGGTTGCGGTTGGTGATGACTCCGTCGCCACCACCCAGTCGATCGCAACAGGTGCCAGTGCCCGAGCCAACGGTGCAACAACAGTTGCGGTTGGTTATGACGCGAATGCAGTGACGCTGAACGGCATCGCCGTTGGTAACAGCGCACAAGCCACGGACGACAACGCGACAGCGATTGGCGCCCTGTCCAGTGCCACCACCAACGCAGTGGCAGCTGGTGTGAGCGCCTCAGCAACAGGTGCATCAGCGGTTGCGGTTGGTGATGACTCCGTCGCCACCACCCAGTCGATCGCAACAGGTGCCAGTGCCCGAGCCAACGGTGCAACAACAGTTGCGGTTGGTTATGACTCGAATGCGTGACGCTGACGGCATCGCGTTTTAACAGCGACAAGCCACGGACGAAAAAACGCCCCAGCGTCGGGGCGCCCTGTCCAGTGCCACCACCAACGCAGTGGCAGCTGGTGTGAGTGCTCAAGCAACGGGTACATCAGCGGTTGCGATTGGTGATGACACCAGAGCCACCGACAACGCAGTGGCAGTCGGTATTAGCGCCAACGCAACAGCTGCACAAGCAGTTGCGGTTGGTGATGACTCCGTCGCCACCACCCAGTCGATCGCAACAGGTGCCAGTGCCCGAGCCAACGGTGCAACAACAGTTGCGGTTGGTTATGACGCGAATGCAGTGACGCTCAACGGCATCGCCGTTGGTAACAGCGCACAAGCCACTGACGAAAACGCGACAGCGATCGGCGCCCTGTCCAGTGCCACCACCAACGCAGTGGCAGCTGGTGTGAGCGCCTCAGCAACAGGTGCATCAGCGGTTGCGGTTGGTGATGACTCCGTCGCCACCACCCAGTCGATCGCAACAGGTGCCAGTGCCCGAGCCAACGGTGCAACAACAGTTGCGGTTGGTTATGACGCGAATGCAGTGACGCTCAACGGCATCGCCGTTGGTAACAGCGCACAAGCCACGGACGAAAACGCCACAGCGATCGGCGCCCTGTCCAGTGCCACCACCAACGCAGTGGCAGCTGGTGTGAGTGCTCAAGCAACGGGTACATCAGCGGTTGCGATTGGTGATGACACCAGAGCCACCGACAACGCAGTGGCAGTCGGTATTAGCGCCAACGCAACAGCTGCACAAGCAGTTGCGGTTGGTGATGACTCCGTCGCCACCACCCAGTCGATCGCAACAGGTGCCAGTGCCCGAGCCAACGGTGCAACAACAGTTGCGGTTGGTTATGACGCGAATGCAGTGACGCTGAACGGCATCGCCGTTGGTAACAGCGCACAAGCCACGGACGAAAACGCGACAGCGATCGGCGCCCTGTCCAGTGCCACCACCAACGCAGTGGCAGCTGGTGTGAGCGCCTCAGCAACAGGTGCATCAGCGGTTGCGGTTGGTGATGACTCCGTCGCCACCACCCAGTCGATCGCAACAGGTGCCAGTGCCCGAGCAACGGGCCAAACCAGTTTGCGGTTGGTTATGACGCGAATGCAGTGACGCTCAACGGCATCGCGGTTGGTAACAGCGCACAAGCCACTGACGAAAACGCCACAGCGATCGGCGCCCTGTCCAGTGCCACCACCAACGCAGTGGCAGCTGGTGTGAGCGCCTCGGCAACAGGTGCACAAGCGGTTGCGGTTGGTGATGACTCCGTCGCCACCACCCAGTCGATCGCAACAGGTGCCAGTGCCCGAGCCAACGGTGCAACAACAGTTGCGGTTGGTTATGACGCGAATGCAGTGACGCTCAACGGCATCGCCGTTGGTAACAGCGCACAAGCGACGGACGAAAACGCGACAGCGATCGGCGCCCTGTCCAGTGCCACCACCAACGCAGTGGCAGCTGGTGTGAGTGCTCAAGCAACGGGTACATCAGCGGTTGCGATTGGTGATGACACCAGAGCCACCGACAACGCAGTGGCAGTCGGTATTAGCGCCAACGCAACAGCTGCACAAGCAGTTGCGGTTGGTGATGACTCCGTCGCCACCACCCAGTCGATCGCAACAGGTGCCAGTGCCCGAGCCAACGGTGCAACAACAGTTGCGGTTGGTTATGACGCGAATGCAGTGACGCTGAACGGCATCGCCGTTGGTAACAGCGCACAAGCCACTGACGAAAACGCCACAGCGATCGGCGCCCTGTCCAGTGCCACCACCAACGCAGTGGCAGCTGGTGTGAGCGCCTCAGCAACAGGTGCATCAGCGGTTGCGATTGGTGATGACTCCGTGGCCACCACCCAATCGGTCGCAACAGGTGCCAGTGCCCGAGCCAACGGTGCAACAACAGTTGCGATTGGTTATGACGCGAATGCAGTGACGCTGAACGGCATCGCCGTTGGTAACAGCGCACAAGCGACTGATGATCAAGCGATCGCAATCGGCGCCAAATCGACAGCTACCACCAACGCCGTTGCTACTGGTCCGAGCGCAGAGGCTTCTGGTGTCAATGCTGTTGCGATCGGTCTTGATGCCACCGCAGTGACGCTCAATGGCATCGCCGTTGGTAACAGCGCACAAGCCACTGATGAAGAGGCAATCGCGGTTGGCAACCTTTCCTCGGCTACTACAAGTTCAGTTGCCATGGGTAACCAGGCGGTAGCAAATGGTTCCAGCTCGGTCTCTATTGGTAAATTCACCACAGCATCGACCACTGATGCTGTTGCTATTGGATCCAGTGCTATTGCATCTGGTGTCCAGTCAATTGCTCAAGGTCGTGATTCTGGAGCTGCCGGATCTAACGCATCGTCCATTGGTACCAACTCACGTGCGGCAAACGCCAACAGCATTGCTTTTGGTACTAGCGCCAGATCTAATGCTGTTCGAGCGGTCGCGGTAGGTACTGAGTCTTCCGCCTCCAAAGCTGACGCAGTTGCGGTTGGCTCTAGCACTGAGGCAGCTGGCGTAAGTTCTGTCGCTGTTGGTCTCGATGCAACAGCCTCCACAATCAACGCGATCGCCGTTGGTAACAGCGCACAAGCGACTGATGATCAAGCGATCGCAATCGGCGCCAAATCGACAGCTACCACCAACGCCGTTGCTACTGGTCCGAGCGCAGAAGCTTCTGGTGTCAATGCTGTTGCGATCGGTCTTGATGCCACCGCAGTGACGCTCAATGGCATCGCCGTTGGTAACAGCGCACAAGCCACTGATGAAGAGGCAATCGCGGTTGGCAACCTGTCTACGGCAACTACAAGTTCGATTGCTATGGGCAATCAATCTGTTGCCAACGCCTCCAGTTCACTGGCAGTTGGTCGTCAGGCTCAAGCAACGGGTATCAATTCGATTGCCCAAGGCGTCTCTGCGTCTGCTTCTGGCCTCCGCTCCACTGCCATAGGTCAGACATCTGGTGCAGACAGCACTGATTCGACTGCAGTTGGTACTAACGCCCAAGCTTCAGCCACTGGAGCTACCGCGATTGCAACCAACTCAGCCGCCCAGGGTCGTAACTCGATTGCTGTTGGTACATCCGCACGTGCAGTCACTTCTTCTGACGTGGCCGTCGGCACTAATTCAGTTGCTGACAGTCAGCAGGGGCCATTCGCTGCAACGGCAGTTGGTCGAGGAGCTCAAGCCCGAGGTCAAGGAACAATTGCTATTGGTGAAGGAGCCCAAGCAATCAACCAAGGCGGAACATCTGCAGGTGGTGCAGTAGCAATCGGTTCACGGTCGCAAGCTCTCGGTGAGGACTCCTCCGCGTTCGGTCTCGAAGCTGACGCGCTTGGAGCACGATCCACAGCTCTTGGTACTCAGTCATCTGCTACGGCACTTAATTCAACCGCTCTTGGTGCTGGAGCAAGGGCTGATTACTTTGGATCCACCGCAATTGGTGCCGGAGCTGCTACCTGGAGATCTAATCAGGTTGTAATTGGAACACAGAGCTCCAATTACGCACTTCCTGGTCTCGCACCTGGTGGTAATTATGTTGGCAAAGCCAATCAGAATCCTTCGATTAACGGCACAAGGATTCTCACCACTGATGCAAACGGCGTTCTTGGTACAGGCTTTGACCCTGACTTTGTTGAAAGCTCAATTCAGCAGCTGGGCCAGGGCATCAAATCTCAAGTTGCTATGTCTGCAGCCTTGAGTGCAGTACCCACCTACGTCCCCAGTGACGATGAGTTCGCTCGATGTGGAATTGGTGCAGGTGGCGCTTCCAGTGTTGGTGCAGCATCACTTGGCTGTGCTATCAAGATTGGCAACCGTGCCTCACTTAACGGTGCTGTTGCTATCTCTAACAACACCGATTACGGATATGGAACACTTAGCGGAACTGTCGGTCGTGTCGGCCTCACATTCCCGCTGGGCGTTATTCACAAGAAGGCAACCCCTGCTTCAGTAGATGATCAGGCAATTGCGGCTCTTGTGACTCAACGTGATGCTCAGATTACTTCTCTTAATGAGCAGATTTCTGATCTCACTGATCAAATTGAAGCCCTCACATCAAAGGCTTCTTCTGAACAGCCCAATGAACAGACTGATCAACTTATACAGGTTCTACGTGAACAAATTTCTGAGCTTGAGTCTCAGCTGTCTGATTACTCTGATCTTGCCGCTGCTAACCAGGAGCTCAACGATAAGCTTGCTCAACTTCAAGCACAGATTTCTGCCCTTGAAGCTGCAGCATCAGCACCTCCTTCCTCTCAGATCTCTGATTTGGAAGATCGCTTGAATCGTCAAGACGAACTTATTCAGAAGCTTCTTAATCGCTTAGAAGCCTCTAATGCGTCCCCATCTATTCAATCCTCGCTTCCACCATCAGATGCTTCTATAGTTGCTGTTCCAGTCAAACCTGTCTTCTAACGACACTCAAAAGCCCGATCTAAGATCGGGCTTTTTTTTTATGCGTTCACTCCTCACATTCATTCCCTGCCTTCTCTGCCTTCAGTCTCCTGTTTTTGCCGCGTGTTTTGACACCCTCTCTCGACCATCTGCTTCGAATTATCAACCAATCCCAATCTGCCCTGTCACAGAGATCCACAACTGCTTCGCCGCTCCACCCCTTGTTCTCATATTTGATTTCATACCATCTCCTGTCAATGCACTTCCTGCTTCATCACTCACACCATCACAACTTTCTGCGAGACTAAGAGATCTGGTACAAAGAAATATCGATAACAACACAATCCTCAAGTACGTCTGTCGCGCACTTCCCCTAAAGCCTTTTGACTTGCACGACTGCTTTAGTTCTTCAGATTCCAGGACACCACTCTATTCATCTCTTCCATTCTTTGCATCTGGCCTCCTCTTCCCCTCTCGGTCTAAATTCCCTTATTATCACAAATACCGACCTGCCAGTCTCCCAGGATACTTTGCAGAATATAATTGTCACCCTCAAAAACAAGACCAGATCCAGTTGAGGCAGTATCACTGGGGGCCTACTCAGAAAGAATATATCAAGGACGAAGTTCCGGTGATCTCTAACTACTCTGGAACATCCACGCTTGTATTGAAAATATCTACTTTCTCAACTTCAAGTTTCCTGCAAAAGAAATCCAGAAAAACCATGGGCTTCTCGATTGACCCAAGTGCACCGCAAATTCTCTATCAGAACCTAGTGCCAGATCGTTTAAGATAGTCAGTATTATATTGCTCCGACTTTTCATCCCTCAGTTGCTTTAGTCTCCTTCGTATCGCTTCAATTTCTTTATCCCAACTTCCAAAGCAATCTTGCCTTATAATTTCAACGCTTTCCCACCAGGCCATTCTGTTCCCTGAGGTTCCATACCTCCACTCGGGGACTTTGGGTACAAGCGCCAGTGTCTTTTTGCCCATAGCTCCCCCAAAGTGAACCGCAGTTTGTTGGACCGTAACCACCACATCCACTCTCTCAACCTGTTCGCAGAAAACTTCCATATCGTTCTTTTCATTAAACTCGCATGATATCTGTATACCGAGATTCTCATGTGCTTTCTCGATCTCGAGTCGAGTCTCACCATATTGTAAATTAACCCAATCTATCCCTTGCTCTTTTAGCAATGGGTAAAACGCTTCAAGACTTAGACTTCTACGCTCTTTCGTCCTTAACTCACCGCCTCCCCTCCATGCTATTCCAACACAAAGACGTGATGTACGGGTATTGTTAAATCTCGAGCTCTCTCTTGCGACTACATACGGTTTCACTGGCTTTATGCTTTTCCCTTTTGTGTTTCTACAGATATAGCCTAGGCTCGCAATCCCAAGGATCGCTTGACAAGCTCCTATTTCTTCCGCTTCTAGTCTGCTAGTAGCACGAATCCCTTTTAGTGACCTCTTCAGTATGGGTTCAAGTCTCCTATCGCATAACAATGTTATTGACTTGCACTCTTTCTTTATCTCTTGAAGTAAACCTGCAAACATTATTACATCGCCATAGCCCTGCTCAACCATCACAAGCACGTCCTTTCCCCTTAGGCTTTCACCTGGTTTCCAGGTTGGTTCAATCCCTGTGATTCTGGATATACCCGGTCGCTGCTCATATATCTTCCAACCTTCCCTATATCGCCCCCTTCGGAGGAGTGTATAAGCAATATTTGTGCGAGCTTGTTCACCCTCTGGCAAATACTCTATCGCCTTAAGATAGTATTCTTCGGCAATATCGCGTCTGCCGGCATCTTCAAGGGCAAGCGCAATATTATTCATTGAGGGTCCATGCTTCGGGTTGAGTCTAAGCGCATCTTCGTAATATCCTATTGCTTCTGTGGTATTCATTGTTTCTCTCTCGAGATTCGCTAAGTTGTAGTAAAGTCCAACTCTTTTGTATCCCGTCTCAACAGCTCTTTTGTATGCAGCTATTGCGCCTTCGGTGTCATTCAGTTCCGCTCTTGCAAAGCCGCAGTAAAACAGAGCCTCACCAGCGATATCTGTTTCATGTTCCTCTAAAGCAGTTGCGAACAGAAGCTCGCCGCTTATTAATGCATCCATGTAGTTTCTGTCTTGTATGAAGGCCTCTATCTCCCTTAGGTACTTATCAAATTCCTTCTTTTTTCTCGATCTTTTATCTGTTCCATGTCTTTTTGACATGCTACCTCCTCCGCTTCTCAGTGCATGATGCTCCTCCATATGCGACCCACCCTGCGCCGATGCTTCTTGTCACAATGCTTCCTGATCCAATTATTGCGCCATTCCCGATCACGACACCTGGATGAATAATCGAATTCATTCCAATGAGAACATCTTTGCCTATATGAATCATTTCGCTTGATGGTTCCTGAAAACGCATCGGTTTTTCTGTCGACATCCCGTGGCTTGTTCCGCATATCGTGACCCCCGCCGCGATCATTGTGTTATCACCGATTGTTAGCCCACTCCTCACCTCGTATATCTTGACGCCTGGTCCAAACGAGACGTCTTTGCCTGACTTTATTCTGCCCGACGACGTCCTAAATATCACTCCAGGGTAGAACGTATTTCTTTCACCTACATCGATTGATCCGTTCAATCCGGTGCAAAATATGCATCCTGGTTCTATATGAGACGATGATGGCAGCTTGATCTTCGGGCCTTCAATTATTGTCGTCTCGTGTATGAAAGGAAAATCTCTACTCATATCGCAGCTGCATAAATGCGCGCATCATCCTCGAACAGGGCTTGTGCAATCTCGTACAATTCAGCATCCATTATCGCAGATGCGAACTTATTGTCACTAACGAAATTTTCAATTGAATCAAGCTTCTTGTCCTTCAGCTCTTTCTTTGAGTCTAGTTCTCTTATATTCGGCACCATGCTCTCGCCGTTCTGTATTGTTTCCATTTGCACTCCCCTTTCTCCTAGCCACCAAGCAAGTTTATCTAGGCTACCTTCCTTGAAAATATTTGTGTATGACTCTGGCTTGAAGATCAAGCATGTTTCCTGTGGACACCACCAGTGGCTTGCTACTGAAAGGTCCTTCCTGCTTGCCAACATTCTTGCTAGTTCCATCATGCTCAGACTATCCCATTGCCTTCCTGTCATTTGATTCCATGTATCAGCGCAGCCATCTCTATTGCTCTTGAGATGAGCGGGAATCATTGCCAATCTTTTCGCTGGATGCTGAATAACTGCAAAACTATTGCACCTATATTTGTACAGTTCTTTTAATTCGATTGCGAATATGTGATCGTTTTGTTGGAGCGCTTGATCTTGTCCTGCAATCTCAAATCCATTCTCTCTGAACAGTGCGCGTCGTATTTGATTGCAACTTGCCCCCGGTACTCTTGAATACATAATCTTTTTCTCCCAAAAGCCAAGGGAGTGCAGCCTTGAGAATTCCAGCCATTCGTTCCTGAGTGAGTGGGAGCCGGACTCGTTGAATCTCACATTTATCATTTATTTATCCTACCAGAACCTTGGCCACATATCTTTTGTCTGGATTCCAGATTGCAATTTTTTCATCTTCCTGCTTCGACCTACCCCTTTTGCTACTTCTTTTGCTCCCCTTATTCGTCCAATAAAAAGCCCTCGCCATTCGGCGAGGGCTGTAGGACGATCGCTGAGATGAATCAGTCGAGGTCAGGCATGGCCAGGGTCGGCTCGGCCTTACGGTCGATGCCCTTCTCGAAGCCAGCAGCAGCAGCGCGGGCGCGGCCGGCGTGCCAGAGGTGACCCACCAGGAAGAAGAAGGCGAGAACGAACTGAGTCGCAGCCAACCACTGACGGAGGTTCACGAAGTTCACTGAGTTGGGCTCGGTGATGATGCCGCCCACGGAGTTCAGAGACGCGTTGGGGGCGTGGGTCATGTACTCAGCCGCGCGGCGCACTTGCCAGGGCTGAATGTCGTTCTGGAGCTTGTCGAGGCTCAGGCCGTTGGGGCCACGCAGGGGCTCCAGCCAAGGACCACGGAAGTCCCAGAACCGCATGGTCTCACCACCAAAGATGATCTCGCCGGTGGGGGAGCGCATCAGGTACTTACCCAGACCGGTGGGACCCATCGCGGAGCCGATGTTGGCGCCGAGGCGTTGGTCACGCACCAGGAAGGTGAAGCTCTGGGCCTGGGAGGCTTCGGCGTTGGTGGGGCCGTAGAACTCCGAGGGATAGGCGGTGTTGTTGAACCAGATGTAGGCCGAAGCGATGAAGCTCATGAAGCTCAAAGCGCCAAGGCTGTAGCTCAGGTAGGCCTCACCGTTCCAGATGAAGGCGCGACGTACCCAGCCGAAGGGTTTGGTGACCACGTGCCAGATGCCACCGAAGATCAGGGTCAGACCCAGCCAGATGTGGCCACCGATGATGTCCTCCATGGAGTTCACACCGATGATCCAGCCCTCGCCGCCAAAAGGTGCGCGGAAGAGGTAGCCGAAGATCACACCGGGATCGAGGGTCGGGTTGGTAATCAGGCGAACGTCGCCACCACCAGGTGCCCAGGTGTCGTAGACGCCGCCGAAGAACATGGCCTTGAAGACCAGCAGCAGGGCGCCAACGCCGAGAAGAATCAGGTGATAACCAATGATGTTGGTCATCTGGTTCTTATCCCGCCAATCCTGGGAGAAGAACGAAGAGTAGTTCTCGAGGATTTCGGGACCACGCAGGGCGTGGTAGAGGCCGCCGAGGCCGAGCACGGCGGAGCTGATCAGGTGCAGAACACCAACGACGAAGAAGGGATAGACATCCACAACTTCACCGCCAGGACCCACGCCGTAGCCGAGGGTCGCGACGTGGGGGAACAGGATCAGGCCCTGCTCGTACATGGGCTTGTCGAAGGTGAAGTGGCTCACCTCGAACAGCATCATGGCGCCAGCCCAGAAGACCATCAGGCCTGCGTGAGCGACGTGGGCGCCGAGAAGGCGACCGGAGAGGTTGATCAGACGGGCGTTACCCGACCACCAGGCGTAGCCGGTGGAGTCGAGGTCCTTCCCGCCGATCCCGGAGAGAGAAGGATTAGAGAGCGTTACCACGGGGCAGAACCTCTTCAGGGAAGACGAAGTTTTCGTGCGGTTGGTCCGCGGGGGCCATCCAGGCGCGCAGGCCTTCGTTCAGAAGAATGTTCTTCGTGTAGAAGGTCTCGAACTCGGGGTCCTCAGCAGCGCGGATTTCCTGCGACACGAAGTCGTAGGCACGCAGGTTGAGGGCCAGGCCAATGATGCCGATGGAGCTGGTCCAGAGGCCCATGACGGGCACGAACAGCATGAAGAAGTGCAGCCAGCGCTTGTTGGAGAACGCGATCCCGAAGATCTGGCTCCAGAAGCGGTTGGCGGTGACCATCGAATAGGTCTCTTCTTCCTGAGTGGGCTCGAACGCCTTGAAGGTGTTGGCCTGCTCGCTGTCTTCAAACAGGGTGTTCTCCACGGTGGCGCCGTGGATGGCACACAGCAGTGCCCCGCCGAGGATGCCGGCCACGCCCATCATGTGGAAGGGGTTCAGGGTCCAGTTGTGGAAGCCCTGGAGGAACAGCAGGAAGCGGAAGATCGCTGCCACGCCGAAGCTCGGAGCGAAGAACCAGCTGCTCTGGCCGAGGGGGTACATCAGGAAAACGCTG
This DNA window, taken from Synechococcus sp. LTW-R, encodes the following:
- the psbD gene encoding photosystem II D2 protein (photosystem q(a) protein), with the translated sequence MTIAVGRAPQRGWFDVLDDWLKRDRFVFVGWSGLLLFPTAYLALGGWLTGTTFVTSWYTHGIASSYLEGCNFLTAAVSSPADAMGHSLLLLWGPEAQGDFVRWCQLGGLWTFVALHGAFSLIGFMLRQFEIARLVGIRPYNAIAFSGPIAVFVSVFLMYPLGQSSWFFAPSFGVAAIFRFLLFLQGFHNWTLNPFHMMGVAGILGGALLCAIHGATVENTLFEDSEQANTFKAFEPTQEEETYSMVTANRFWSQIFGIAFSNKRWLHFFMLFVPVMGLWTSSIGIIGLALNLRAYDFVSQEIRAAEDPEFETFYTKNILLNEGLRAWMAPADQPHENFVFPEEVLPRGNAL
- the psbC gene encoding photosystem II reaction center protein CP43 — protein: MVTLSNPSLSGIGGKDLDSTGYAWWSGNARLINLSGRLLGAHVAHAGLMVFWAGAMMLFEVSHFTFDKPMYEQGLILFPHVATLGYGVGPGGEVVDVYPFFVVGVLHLISSAVLGLGGLYHALRGPEILENYSSFFSQDWRDKNQMTNIIGYHLILLGVGALLLVFKAMFFGGVYDTWAPGGGDVRLITNPTLDPGVIFGYLFRAPFGGEGWIIGVNSMEDIIGGHIWLGLTLIFGGIWHVVTKPFGWVRRAFIWNGEAYLSYSLGALSFMSFIASAYIWFNNTAYPSEFYGPTNAEASQAQSFTFLVRDQRLGANIGSAMGPTGLGKYLMRSPTGEIIFGGETMRFWDFRGPWLEPLRGPNGLSLDKLQNDIQPWQVRRAAEYMTHAPNASLNSVGGIITEPNSVNFVNLRQWLAATQFVLAFFFLVGHLWHAGRARAAAAGFEKGIDRKAEPTLAMPDLD
- a CDS encoding tetratricopeptide repeat protein, which produces MSKRHGTDKRSRKKKEFDKYLREIEAFIQDRNYMDALISGELLFATALEEHETDIAGEALFYCGFARAELNDTEGAIAAYKRAVETGYKRVGLYYNLANLERETMNTTEAIGYYEDALRLNPKHGPSMNNIALALEDAGRRDIAEEYYLKAIEYLPEGEQARTNIAYTLLRRGRYREGWKIYEQRPGISRITGIEPTWKPGESLRGKDVLVMVEQGYGDVIMFAGLLQEIKKECKSITLLCDRRLEPILKRSLKGIRATSRLEAEEIGACQAILGIASLGYICRNTKGKSIKPVKPYVVARESSRFNNTRTSRLCVGIAWRGGGELRTKERRSLSLEAFYPLLKEQGIDWVNLQYGETRLEIEKAHENLGIQISCEFNEKNDMEVFCEQVERVDVVVTVQQTAVHFGGAMGKKTLALVPKVPEWRYGTSGNRMAWWESVEIIRQDCFGSWDKEIEAIRRRLKQLRDEKSEQYNTDYLKRSGTRF
- a CDS encoding FlxA-like family protein — encoded protein: MTLNGIAVGNSAQATDENATAIGALSSATTNAVAAGVSASATGAQAVAVGDDSVATTQSIATGASARANGATTVAVGYDANAVTLNGIAVGNSAQATDENATAIGALSSATTNAVAAGVSAQATGTSAVAIGDDTRATDNAVAVGISANATAAQAVAVGDDSVATTQSIATGASARANGATTVAVGYDANAVTLNGIAVGNSAQATDENATAIGALSSATTNAVAAGVSASATGASAVAIGDDSVATTQSVATGASARANGATTVAIGYDANAVTLNGIAVGNSAQATDDQAIAIGAKSTATTNAVATGPSAEASGVNAVAIGLDATAVTLNGIAVGNSAQATDEEAIAVGNLSSATTSSVAMGNQAVANGSSSVSIGKFTTASTTDAVAIGSSAIASGVQSIAQGRDSGAAGSNASSIGTNSRAANANSIAFGTSARSNAVRAVAVGTESSASKADAVAVGSSTEAAGVSSVAVGLDATASTINAIAVGNSAQATDDQAIAIGAKSTATTNAVATGPSAEASGVNAVAIGLDATAVTLNGIAVGNSAQATDEEAIAVGNLSTATTSSIAMGNQSVANASSSLAVGRQAQATGINSIAQGVSASASGLRSTAIGQTSGADSTDSTAVGTNAQASATGATAIATNSAAQGRNSIAVGTSARAVTSSDVAVGTNSVADSQQGPFAATAVGRGAQARGQGTIAIGEGAQAINQGGTSAGGAVAIGSRSQALGEDSSAFGLEADALGARSTALGTQSSATALNSTALGAGARADYFGSTAIGAGAATWRSNQVVIGTQSSNYALPGLAPGGNYVGKANQNPSINGTRILTTDANGVLGTGFDPDFVESSIQQLGQGIKSQVAMSAALSAVPTYVPSDDEFARCGIGAGGASSVGAASLGCAIKIGNRASLNGAVAISNNTDYGYGTLSGTVGRVGLTFPLGVIHKKATPASVDDQAIAALVTQRDAQITSLNEQISDLTDQIEALTSKASSEQPNEQTDQLIQVLREQISELESQLSDYSDLAAANQELNDKLAQLQAQISALEAAASAPPSSQISDLEDRLNRQDELIQKLLNRLEASNASPSIQSSLPPSDASIVAVPVKPVF
- a CDS encoding DapH/DapD/GlmU-related protein, whose product is MSRDFPFIHETTIIEGPKIKLPSSSHIEPGCIFCTGLNGSIDVGERNTFYPGVIFRTSSGRIKSGKDVSFGPGVKIYEVRSGLTIGDNTMIAAGVTICGTSHGMSTEKPMRFQEPSSEMIHIGKDVLIGMNSIIHPGVVIGNGAIIGSGSIVTRSIGAGWVAYGGASCTEKRRR